A window from Opitutia bacterium ISCC 52 encodes these proteins:
- a CDS encoding LOG family protein gives MPFVRLSGTVSGADDPNRETRARMLYQLFANGWDIYNSNGDQRISLSNIEKKVEESDAFVFMPGASIEDLFKALSIFVGYQTMDENLLGKPAVILNSDGSWDGLYKLLDDLQSFGAIHQNVREFLLESNDPEEVLDDLEKVRRDGVPDAGREKITENKSDSFETPEPEGHRGNVCVFCSASLKDQEYLDAGYKMGQLLAESNLGCVSGAGTTGIMGAVVKGSVEAGGWTGGSNVPHIIELEGLPEGLSSFWLRPDIYTRMEAMIERSDAFVILPGGAGSVQEMLALLIFKQMDDKLLRGKPIIIYNRPVNGAQSGFWDELIQLLHPWAGDGLFKVINDLDEIVRHLTAQLGERKNPATEV, from the coding sequence ATGCCATTTGTTAGACTTTCAGGAACTGTCAGCGGTGCCGATGATCCGAATCGGGAGACTCGGGCTCGCATGCTGTATCAGCTATTTGCGAATGGTTGGGATATCTATAATTCCAATGGCGATCAGCGGATCTCGCTATCCAATATCGAGAAGAAGGTGGAGGAATCGGATGCATTTGTCTTTATGCCGGGTGCCTCGATTGAGGATTTGTTCAAAGCCCTTTCCATTTTTGTTGGCTACCAGACGATGGATGAGAATCTGTTGGGGAAGCCGGCGGTCATTTTGAATTCAGATGGTTCTTGGGATGGCCTTTATAAGTTGCTTGATGATCTTCAGTCGTTTGGAGCTATTCATCAAAACGTCCGCGAATTTTTATTGGAATCAAACGATCCAGAAGAAGTGCTGGATGATCTTGAAAAAGTAAGGCGCGATGGGGTTCCTGACGCGGGTCGTGAGAAAATCACCGAGAACAAAAGTGACTCATTTGAAACCCCTGAGCCTGAAGGTCATAGGGGCAATGTGTGTGTCTTTTGTTCTGCCAGCTTGAAAGATCAAGAGTATTTGGATGCTGGGTACAAGATGGGGCAATTGCTTGCCGAGAGCAATCTGGGCTGTGTTTCTGGAGCCGGCACAACCGGAATTATGGGAGCAGTCGTCAAAGGCTCAGTCGAAGCAGGTGGTTGGACTGGGGGTTCTAATGTTCCTCACATCATTGAGTTGGAAGGTTTGCCTGAGGGACTTTCCAGTTTCTGGCTTCGTCCGGATATCTATACGCGGATGGAAGCGATGATTGAGCGTTCCGATGCTTTCGTTATTTTGCCTGGAGGCGCTGGCTCAGTGCAAGAAATGCTGGCTTTGCTGATCTTCAAGCAAATGGACGATAAATTGCTTCGGGGAAAACCTATTATCATATATAACCGACCTGTTAATGGCGCTCAGAGTGGATTCTGGGATGAGTTGATCCAGCTTCTTCACCCTTGGGCTGGCGATGGGTTATTCAAGGTCATTAATGACCTAGATGAGATTGTTCGGCATTTAACTGCCCAGTTAGGCGAAAGAAAGAATCCCGCTACAGAGGTTTGA